The window TTGTACGGGTGCGGGTATGTCCAGAATTCGTCGGCCTGgagaatataatgttttactagctatttataataactaatgTCATAAATGTGAAACTAAGTTGGTTCGCGGTGGtggtaatggttaagacctgtagatcgaaaggtccaaggttcgaatcatactcgtgccacatgagtttgtataccaatctgattcatgtatagtagttttcatcgaccaccacttgttccggtgaaggaaaaacatcgtgaggaaacctgcacactggttgattattaacttgtgtgtgtgaatggagaaggcaatggcaaaccactccattaataatgccaggcaagttgttatgtgtgtttaattccacgtaatgaccacgaccctcagccatgaggaatacgactatgaagaagcgCTATCAACACAAACAATCTTTtggaaattttgcatacatgttgtttgaagtacggaagaataatttattcagcaaacacataaaatccaaacattaaCTCTTAAAGGTACAATACAAAAGAGTATCGAATACAATATGTCagccgaaatggcgaccaCTGAGGATATAGAactttcatcccagaaaaaaaaatgctccTGTGATCAACAACTAGTAACTTATAATTGAACTagacgttgcccggggcttcgctcccgtcggagctttgagataaaatatagcctatagcaatctcggataatgtacctttctaatggagaaagaatttttgaaatcggtacggtagtttcggagattaaccgcctcaaacatacaaactcataaacgcttacctctttataataatagttgtcAATATTAATCAATGTTAATAGTAGCCTACTTGAGGCAAAAAtccattttttgtatgtatgtttgtaacgcgataactttagAACCGTTAgtatgattttgattaaatttaaaaggtatgtaggatctgtcaatagaatatttaagttcgtggcgcatcaaaatcgaataagtcgttttggaaatattcacagttttgtaaaatctcatcaaaatttattgtgttcgcgaggtctaagttcgcggcgaacaactagtatagcGTGTGTGTATATGTGTCAGCAACTCACCATAACAATAAAAGTGCCATCCTCCAGCAACTGCTGCCACTGCGCCGCTAGCGATTGCATCCCCGCGGACGTTATGAGGCGGGGGGGCTCCGGCTCCGGGGGGTCCCCGCCGTCCGCAGGCGCTGAGGTCAAGGTCAAGGTCAGATTCATTAAGACAATACACCTACACAAGAACTCTTTCATGTCGTATACTATTACTAGCGGCGcatcccggcttcactcgggtaaaaacataataaattgaaacttGACACCTGAACCTTCCACAGGAACCATCACTAactgttggtgaaaaccgcatgaaaatgcgtgcagtagtttttaagtttatcgcgaacagacagacagaaaatatagtaagtataaaacaaagtattgttttataatatgtatggataaggattatatattatagatttataacctattttatagatttaccTTTAATGCAAAAGTATGACGATGCGTGTTTacatacaagaaaaataaatattcccgTGGCAAATTGACGCAGGCGAAGCCTATGCTAGAATATGatgtaaaatacaaattgtaaaattaaatatatgagaaTCGAACTGACCAGAGGCCGAAGTGCAGGTTCGCATTTAACTTCtaaccatcgaatcgattcgaagtgaaacacacagcgaaccaatcacattccAAAGTAGTTGTttttgcgtcacaatggcgcaatgtgaatGGCCCACTGCGTCTCAGTTCCAATCAATtcgaaatgaaatgaaattatttatttcgcatTGAATGAGTTGATTCGTTgttcaaacataaaatttcctttacattCAGCCCAGATCGGCATGCAAAATTGAGTAGATAATTGTTAACAGtaaacccgcactaagccctcaGTTCCGAGCaacacccgttcacgagttgatgCTATCGCGAAGCTCCATCGAGAACCTCGCGACTGTGACGTGCTTaaaccaattaaaaaataaaaacgtgttGCACTCCGCGAGTGCCGGcggaagtgaaaacttgaatattaacgttgtgcatttttgacgttttacgaattttcgatcagggtcacgtgtcctgtcgcgagtttaacattttttacccatcacaaaaagtgcacaacaccgccaaagaagttttcacttcaaaaagtAAAAGACCTGGTTTTGGTTCCGGCGTAACTGTTCTGTTGTAGCTGGCCCCTTTGCTGGCCTGTATCACGAAGCtgcgaaaaattaaaacaaaacattcatAGGCTGTCCATTAAtccaatttttcattttcattcacttaaaatactatattcGGATTGATTTCGTCATACAAAATGagaacatacatatacatatattttaagtgggtgaaaattttatatccactaaaatattaaatgttgcGAAGCCTGTAACAAGGTTGTAAAcaaagaataaacaaaaaataatcaaaaccCACTTACTTGAAATCTTTAGGCGTAACGTCAGAGACGTACCAGGGGATGCTTTTGACAtgaaacctaacctaaaataaagtattaaataagtaaatttgaaaaaaaaatggcattTTTGACCCTTGAGCTTATCGTTGTTAGAGACATTTcatattgcattcaatgcgtgacaaaaaagaACATgttcgtgcagtaaaccgttgaggggTAAAACaatctggagccgttcctggctCAGAtcatgcttattataataatgctttgtcatccaaactaaatttGTGTACAAAAATTCAGCTCAATtagttgaagatatctgctttaaattatttaatttgagttTTAAGACTTAACCTGAATAGAAATTGGgacataaaatacatagtaaTTAGGGAATGCAATCCGGACTATCCGTAATCCGAAACATCGGGATATCCGCAAATTTTCCCTCGACTTCCAAATCCGGATTCCAAAATCGAATGCGGATTTTCTGAATTTCGTATAGGTATTATCGTCATACTatcttttgcccgcggtttcgcccgcgtgaattttatagtaaaatctcggttatttttttatcacgtaTTCTGTATTACTGGTAAACGTTATATTTCAGTCAGGGTagtcacaaaatattaaagacgtgataatttattctgtatcaaataatattattttccaaaagttAAAGGCCCttgatttaatttctaaaGCGTTACGAGCGCGTAACAGCTCGGGCCTGtgctagtattataaagagaaaagatttgcaagtttgtatgtaaaagGGGTAATCTTTGGAACTACAAaaccgatttccaaaattctgtCACCAGTATGAAGCTATATTCTTGGGTGGCAAAGGggactttttatcccgatattcTCACGGAATCGAAGCCCCGAGATGGAGCTAGTATCTAAAGAAAGAtcgattaatatatataaaaaatatatatgaaatgaatataaaatattaccttcTGTGTTATATTCTGTGAGACGATAAAGTGTGCAAAACATAAATCAGCAAACAATTCAAATCCCGCATTGTCGCACACGatatctgtaaaaataaaacttgaatcATGgccaagtaaataaattaaaattattacaagaaaaatacatgGACAAcggaaaaaatatcaattcaattcaattcaattcgtttacttcgtgaacacaggttacataataggtataatacatTGGAATGAGCTTCTCTATGTCCCGCCATAAAGCATACGAAATTTTTGTCATAGGTTTTACAACTgaagttacataatatttatacaataatttattcaataaagtgtctacataatttatctaatGCCTTATCACTATAAATTTCCTTAAAAATGCTCTAGCCGTTTAGCCGTGATTTCACGGCCACGAAGCCGTGAAATCGAACCCCAATTCGTCGTGGAAACATTCACGGATGCATGCAATAATGAACTTTATAAGATCTATACATAAGGTTCATCGTcagtgttatattttttatacaaatcaaCGAATTACTAACCCGTAACAACATTGCACTTACCAAATTATAGactgtggtcccgccctagaataggacggCTCCATTtcctcccatggatgtcgtacaaggcaactaagggacacatagctatgtcaggcaacaacagcatttaaAAGGAGCGGTGACATCACGCAGgtagccggttgtaaaatcatagccaaaatCTTCAGTTTGTTCTTTTTACGCGACCCCTAACTTTGGGACATCACAGACCCGAATGTAGCCGGGAACTCGTGAAGTTGAGAGAGAGACTGCACTTACCAAATATAACAGATTGCGGTACGGTCATCTTGGCCGGACATGGTACTTTAGGTCCTTCCGCTTCCTCTTCCGGTGCTTCCGGCGTCGGCGACTTCGGCGGGGAGCCGGAGTTTGACAGTTCTATCTGTAATAgggaatgaatgaatgaatgaactgTTTATTGTAACAGTACACCATTGAAGAgcttgaaaaatttaaacaataataatgcaatgtatcttgtaaacttaaatatatagataaattttactttttgaaaaataaataaataaaattgatttacgCGAGCAAAGCCGcaggtaaaagctagttttacataagtgtaatttttaattcaataatatttgattacaataataaaaaactaactaattaataaactaaatttatgtttgaatacaTAATCATGTCTCTTCTGTAAATGTTGCAACAAAGAGTTCATATATCTGTCTAGATCTATCTAAAAGTAAACTATCTACAAAAGTAgaggaatataaaaaaaaccgcttTTTGTAATGGCAATCCTGCTAACGTGGCCAGCCGGTGACAACTGCATTGAAACTTGAATGTCGTGttctaaaacaatattttattcattcatgtAAACTTTAGACAAAACGCCGGacatacacatacaaactttacacTCTATCTCTTACCTACTCATTATCGCTATACAGTTCGCCGACATTTGGCAGATTCGATATTGCTAGTTTTTACCCGACTGCAAAGGACGGGTATTGTTTTTCGCGGGCATCTTAGCGCGCGAAAAATTCGggtaaaaatgtatgtatgtatgtatgtatgtaatgttcttTATTACGTCATATCTCCTAAACCGCTGAaaggatttaaataattgaggTGTCGTCTTAGCTGCCAGAGTGTTCTTAGATAGGTGACGTTAAAACAAACATGGCGGCTGTGCAACTtggtgaaaaacattttttttttcaaatagtaCAATATGCGGATTTAATATCaatcaaattgatttattttcaacataatacaacaatatatacTATGAAGATTGTTTTCATGACTCGTAAGAAAAAAACGGACTATAGACACGGCAGGATGacggagagagagagagataaaaacaaaatatgcttACCCCCTCAATAGCTTTGGCGATAGCTTCAGATTTCGCTACAATTTGATCGGCCGCTTTGCCCGAGTCGTCCACTAATAACTGGAAAAAATTGAGTCAAGATTCTCATGTTTGTCCAAGATTCTcatgtttgtctgtttatcATATAATTTGATTACTAGGTAGCTGTGGCTACATAGCCTATATCACTTTGCAGCTATTAATGAAAATCAGTTATGAAAAATTAGGCAGTCGCGGGgtaagtaaacaaatattcatACCTTATCCTTATAGTCTACTACCATCTGGAAGGGGTCGAGTACTGCATTGCCGTCATCTCCCTTCGAGATATTCAACGCGTTGCCAGCGGTCAACGACAAGTCACAGCGGTTTGCCCATAGACAAACCTAGAAAGGAAAAGGTATACTCACTTTAATCTTAGATATaaacctaataaattataaacctacATTTtcccaggaatcacactatctatcagtgcatgaaaatccgtgcagtagtttttgagcttatcgctaacagacagacgcgacagaggtcTTTGTTTAACAATATAAGGACACTAGCACCCGTTCCGGCTTAGGACGcagttttgtatgtataaacgTTAATAAATTGACTAAACTGTGAAAACTATATCAGAAAATGGTGTAATCGGTAAGAGTATTGCGGCAGAAACGGACAAGTCTGGAACGCGCAGTCAAAGTTTCGTTCTTCAATAGTATTCTAGCCTCAACAGTCTTTTAGTTTAGCCGATATCAGACGAACGGACAGACATGACGAAACTATAAGGGCTCTGCTTGTTtacaattgaaaaaattaatagaacTTCAGaactcatttatttaaaaaaagtttttctcCATTTTCATGCATATTGTGTTTACTTGCGGGTTTATCTGTAATTCTGACAACTCCAAAAAAATTCGATAACTGACAAGATTGAAATTCAAAGCCAACCTTGAGCAGAGTCATGAAGTCCTGTTTCCTCTTGTCCTTCTCGCTAGGTGGCAGCATGTCCGGCAGCTTCTCACCGACTATGGCCATCATTTCCAATGTGTCTTGGAACGACTTCTGTTTCTGTGCCTCGAACGGATCAAAACCCATTAAGGCGGGACTGGAGAATTTTGcttataagtatttactttatatcCATAATCTAGAAAATCCATACAGAAGTTTTCCAGTTTTTTTCACAGACAGACGCTGCTGTTTTACAATATGTCAggataacaatttattattcaataaccTGAGGCTTCGCACGGGATCATTTATCAAACTTTGTATGTAtcttcgggaataaattgtttacatagcagtgaaaactgcattaaaATCCAGTGTGTGCTTaaatagattataatttttgaagattcagctgtaaATTTACAACTGACCACTTGCCAaccttctttgggaatgctattgttgctttTATGCCTCATACAACATCTATgagtagtcctattctaggatgGGAATGcccaaatttaaataacataattactataataatattgtgttcagaatttagattttgtaataaataatacaaactaTTAGCATATAATAGGTACCTGATCTCACATCCTTCCCTTATCTTCCTATAAACGTAACATTCAGTGAACAGCCATATATTGGTGAAGTATTTCGAATTTGTCTGCGACTGAATCCATTCATTCCATTTCTTTGCTTCCTCGGTGTCAATTGTGAATGGGTCATATGGTTTATTGGTTATCAAGTCACTTTTTAACTTTGATACATGTTGAATGAACTTTTGCAGATCACCATCAGACTGTAAGAAAATAGGAAAAttatcagaaaatattttttttacaaaaaaaatatttttgtcacaggCTCTTTTGACAGGGTCATCAAAAATCATGACACAATGTGACACATTAAATGTGtgtgaaaaaaatcatgtcctgCTGTGTAAATCATTGAGGAGTTCTGGAAGGACAGTGCACATCATCAGGTCATATGCATACAgttcaaaaatcaaccttTATATTGTAAAGATTTTACTCCCATTTTATGACCAGCCCTCTTAGTCCTCTTAGTCTCCTTTCAGATAGAATACTCACAGCGCCAGTTGAAGATCTGATGGATGCTCCATTTCTTGAGcaattatctataattttagTCAGGATAACTGGTAATTTCTCCTTCAAGCAGAAATATGCGAAGCTCCTGAAAAATTGGGAGAAAACAAGTCAATCAATTGATTTTTCCTAATTTCTAGGGCATTCAGTTTTCAGCCAGAAAACTAGAATCCAGCTGGATTTTCCCCCTTTTTTCTTTAACCTGAGAATCCACTGTCACTGAAAGTTGTTCAAATCTCAGGGGTTTATTATGTACAGTCCTTAAaacttgtatatatatataggtaacatCCAAGACTGTGTCAACCCGAACTCAGGACTTCTAGTGTAgtagtccggcatgatgaccaagTCCTGTCATGGTATTGTAACAAACACGATGTTGATCAACCACTCTGACCAGCTCATCTAACTATATCAATTTAACTCACTTTTTAAATGTTCCCTGCAACTGCATATTGATAGGTGTAGCCGTAGACAAAAATGGGGATGGCTTTTCTACAGTAATGAATGGGCCTCCGTAAATAAAATCTGGTGTTGTCCCATCGATATCATCAAACACACTGATGATAGATATAGATGAAACAGCAGATTGTCTTGGACTTGCAATTGAATTTTTTGATCCTTTCCCTTTCTGTATTTGTTGTTGGGAGCCTTTAGgtgaaatttttgattgactCATCTTTTGTTGTAGTAATGTATACGAATATagctagtaatatttttatggttttctAAATCATTATAGCAAAAAAAGCTTTGGTtgggtttgtttgtttgatttattttagtttgatTTAATAACTTTGACATTGATGTTGAATTGAAAGTCACTTTGACAACTGACTGACTGAACGGACccgtgatttttttaaatccaagAAAACGTTATCCTTCCTCATCTTAGATCCTTACTAAATAGGCATATTACgcaacattgccaatggaggcagtgccaattttcaatattgttgtagatttacgaccaaaaataccttctacgcaaacgtggtgcgagtttaaaggaaaaaggaaggatttagtggattatcctggaaatattaacactattttatgttatgttctgcattatttgatcaactgtggtcataaactggtatataaacttgattttgactgaagatcttacctgtatgaagtccatattttaataagaattcACGTGtgagtgttccgagcttcttttcgaccgtttactggctcgaaaattttacagcgtaaGACGTATCcgatagttttcgaagttttttttatcttatggaaagcGATTTTCCCCAATATATcagcacccgaatatgctggattgttgtatattttcacaaactaatgcttacataatgaaaggattaattaagtactctaaaacgttttaatcaacataaaaggcggcaaagttttacctaacatacagtgctgtactctggcggaacaaatgtgcagtaatactccctattatcTAAGCTCCTTATAGATAAGTCGCTTCTGCCAGTCCGTTTGAACTTAAACAATcggatttttgtacgtttTCACTCGCTAGTTTATAACAGCTAGCTCTAGgtgttgttataataattactacaCTTAGGTCTTCTAGTTCGTAGGCGTCTTCTAGTAGCCAAGTTGGGCTactgcgggcaacagctatttgatctttgttttaaaaatatgtgtaggTACTGACCAGAGGAAGGTTCAGGTGtatcaattaattaagtttttacacgagcaaagccgggatgGACCGccagtaaaaaattaaatgcagTTAGGTGTActttagaatatatattaaaaaatcatacatttaAAAACCGTGCATAAGAGAGCATGCGTTTAATACAAAACGTACTAGAAAgtacacacaaaataaaagcattcaagaaaaaaaaaattaaaatcatgcaaacatttcaaacaaaacGTTTCCTTCAACTTTAATAATTGCCCAATCAACCTTAAACCTAAGCTTCAAGTTATCTAACAGTAATTTTCAAGAATCAGTTCATCTGTTTACACTAATcacataacattaaaatttcattgtatGTGATTATGGtaaattcagttttattagCATAACTAAGTCTACTAttctgaattaaaatatttcttaaataaatcaattgaaatttaaatcaattaattgcAATCGCGataaagtcaaaattattctgaacgataaaaaaaatacaatttacaatgTTGTTACAACTAAGCACCTACATagctatattattaaaaagagtAATAACTTCAATTGGAAAATAACTTGTTATTACCAAAGAAGAATAAGCAATGAATTGCAATAATGTTTGCGATAAAggcatttgaaataaaacaatactataaataaaaattgaaagaaCAAGACAGGAACTAAGGACAACACCTGTTTCTTCTCTCAGATATAAAAAGCATCAGCTTTAGCTgcttaattaatgttttatgtttatacttACAATTATTAAGTACAGTCATGATAGTCTTATAAAAATcacgaaattaaaacaaagatatgaaattttttaatttaaaacatgatAAGATAAAACAGATGGTCATGATAATATAAGATGatcatttatatacaatagtCATTATTGTTGGATTTCcaagtcaaaataaaaataaatgtcaaaaacataaaaattaatatggtTACTGTCggatcttaaaaatatttttctcttgcATATTGagtgttaaaaaatgtttaatattttttttataattgtttccCATTGTCacatataatgtaaatagttCTAAAATTATGATCCTGATCAATCTTCGTCATAATTTCCATGattcttaaatatttccataaggtcaaaaagtaaaaaaaaaatgtgtcatgagcatagttttaaaatcataaagtaaaacctacaataaaaatacctcaagttaaattaatagtttttagtaaattaacaCCAATTTCCACTTTATATGGCAACCTTTTgagatcattattattatttaatctaacACAGTGCCATGCATGTTTTGCTCAGTGCAATgcttatgaattaaaaatcccaaaaaccagtaaataaaattaaaaaaataaaattagtttgcGCCTCAAGCAACCGTAATGCGAGCGCGATAAGGGTTAAAAGCGCTTCCTACCATTGCTCTTGACGCGTGTGTTCTTCAGAGTTATAGTGGTGGACTGCAGGGGAAGTCCATGGTTCCTATGGCGTAGAATTGGGCAGTAggtactgaaaaataaataaaaattttgacaatGTTTTCTCGGCTTTAAAGTTCCatcatattctttttttaaacatggcctgttttacaattttattcatggatttagtaagtacttcgttgtacggagtacctattaattacATGATGAAGTGTCTCCTGCAGACGCGAGCGGGGTcctttttaaatctattgtCTACttttggctggcaacactgggtgttttaTTAACCAAATTTcaccattttatttggtattgcaatggcaaaaaacctagttcgttaaaaatccgCTTTCTTCTGTTTCTTGACAGATTGtaggtaagtatgtatgtgGTAAACAGAGTAGTCTTgtaaccatggaattagtaggtactgaaGTATGCTTACAAGGATAGCAATAATGACATGTtgcttatatttataatacataccTAATGTAAATGTGAATGCcagaaattttcaattatgttttataataatataatatttttaaaaaaatgttgccaaaTATAACTTACATAGTGTGAGCATTGTCCCCAGAACCTCCGCAGGTCGGGCAGACATGCGACCTCAAAATTGGGCAGGTTACCACAAAGTCATTCCCAATTCTTTCTTTCACCTGAAAGTGgggaatgtttattttttataaacacaataaatggtgaaataatttttgaaatctcggtttggtagtttcgaagattgggtaatcttcgaaaggcctcaaacatacaaactcactaactcacaaatacttacctatttataataatagtatagataaaaaaaaactttaataatatcCAAGAATCATGTATTTATCCCTTATGGTGTAGAGAGCCGTGAGTTGAGAAACTATAATGCTAGGCTAGAATTAGCTGTTTGGTGGGCATAATTcagattcaaatttatttattgtttaaagaTGATAGTACAACTGACAAAGGACACAGTACACTTGAAAACAGCAGCTAGATGTCACTTTACTGTTTTTGATGGAATTCCTTtctttttacttatatatactactttccttgaaacttttaaaattaaaaaagtaatgtacAAAAACCTACCTTGTGTGTCATGTATACCATAGGAGTCTCCCCATTTTTTCGGCAAAAAGTGCACATTTTCCATGCAGCTACATTATTAGATGTTGATGCGGTACTGTACTTTGGCGACCTATTCTGGTTTGCTTTGTAAATGGCCATAGCCCTCGAATCATCGCCTGAAACTGGGCTTACTGAGCCTCTATTCAGATTCATTGGAGAATTCTGTACTTTCACTGGAGTTTTGAACTCAAATCCTTTATTCTCCTTTGGGAATAATTCATAATACACATGATGCATGTATTTTTGGTTAGAAGCAGTTAGCTCTTCAGTTGAGAATGGTGATGTAGAAAAGTCTTGTTCATGATCCCATCTTCTCATTGGAGTTTGCATTTGAATTGGTGATGTTTGAGGCATTTCATAGGTTTTAAATTGTTCCGGTGTTGAGAGAATCTTCCGGCCTACAATTGGTCGTCGTCTTACACCAATCGGAGTGTCAGATGCAGAGCTCTGAGGGCTTGAAGTGTTAGAGAGAAGTTTAAACTCTGGAGTGGATGGAAAAGCAGTGAAATCTGGAAAAGCCTCGGGGGATGTGGAGTCGTTGGAGCTGGATGAACGGTTGGGGATGCCATATTGGTTTGGTGGCGATGGCATTGCAGTGTTGCTGAAGAAGCCTGGTGATTGTAGCCTGGTCTctgaaattagaaaaaaaaaattcatcaacatttgtatgaaaatattattattaaaattactagtGATTAAACTTATTCTGGTTTGTTGTGAAAATATCTAATATCCTACAAATACAAATCCGCAAGTTTAGAGTGAGGACCTTTGTCAGGaaatcatgcaaaatctactggatattgatgaaatttggtatgagGGTAAAATATGACCTGGACTAGCACATAGGATATATATTATCCTGaaattctttctttcaatTGAACTAAGACGTGGAGCGCAGCTAGTGACGATATATTTGGACTATGTAAGTATAGACACCTAACTGTTGCTATTCATCAAATGGAGGAGAGTCTAttgctctctctctcattttcaCATACTTATTCCCAGTTACATTGGGAGCTGTGATGCACCAAAGCCCATggcttgaataaaatgaactattacattttgaagatgAGATGATAGAGAAGTATGTCGCGGCCGGTATATAATTtgacaaccggccgcctgcctaaaGTGAACTgtttttgggaatgcttttgttaCCTTTCAGCTGTTAAGCCTATgagtcccttagtcgccacgTAATACATCACAAGATTATATGGAGTTGTCCTATTCTATGGTAGAACCACACGCCGGAATCCAAAAACTCACTCTG of the Plodia interpunctella isolate USDA-ARS_2022_Savannah chromosome 26, ilPloInte3.2, whole genome shotgun sequence genome contains:
- the LOC128681103 gene encoding uncharacterized protein LOC128681103 isoform X1; translated protein: MKMFPSRHMLDYMTEINRLFPKTTENETRLQSPGFFSNTAMPSPPNQYGIPNRSSSSNDSTSPEAFPDFTAFPSTPEFKLLSNTSSPQSSASDTPIGVRRRPIVGRKILSTPEQFKTYEMPQTSPIQMQTPMRRWDHEQDFSTSPFSTEELTASNQKYMHHVYYELFPKENKGFEFKTPVKVQNSPMNLNRGSVSPVSGDDSRAMAIYKANQNRSPKYSTASTSNNVAAWKMCTFCRKNGETPMVYMTHKVKERIGNDFVVTCPILRSHVCPTCGGSGDNAHTITYCPILRHRNHGLPLQSTTITLKNTRVKSNGRKRF
- the LOC128681085 gene encoding damage-control phosphatase ARMT1-like isoform X1; protein product: MSQSKISPKGSQQQIQKGKGSKNSIASPRQSAVSSISIISVFDDIDGTTPDFIYGGPFITVEKPSPFLSTATPINMQLQGTFKKSFAYFCLKEKLPVILTKIIDNCSRNGASIRSSTGASDGDLQKFIQHVSKLKSDLITNKPYDPFTIDTEEAKKWNEWIQSQTNSKYFTNIWLFTECYVYRKIREGCEISPALMGFDPFEAQKQKSFQDTLEMMAIVGEKLPDMLPPSEKDKRKQDFMTLLKVCLWANRCDLSLTAGNALNISKGDDGNAVLDPFQMVVDYKDKLLVDDSGKAADQIVAKSEAIAKAIEGNTTFKFQCSCHRLATLAGLPLQKAIELSNSGSPPKSPTPEAPEEEAEGPKVPCPAKMTVPQSVIFDIVCDNAGFELFADLCFAHFIVSQNITQKVRFHVKSIPWYVSDVTPKDFNFVIQASKGASYNRTVTPEPKPAPADGGDPPEPEPPRLITSAGMQSLAAQWQQLLEDGTFIVMADEFWTYPHPYKDMKKYSPNLFRKLQYACGILFKGDLNYRKLLGEMNWPSTQGFDPSLQGFNPAPIIAVRTVKSEVICGLPKGKADQLSKLDPEWMEKGDYGVIQFSGKAEALKISDRPCEDYGEVCFGTVCPVHTDI
- the LOC128681103 gene encoding uncharacterized protein LOC128681103 isoform X2, giving the protein MPSPPNQYGIPNRSSSSNDSTSPEAFPDFTAFPSTPEFKLLSNTSSPQSSASDTPIGVRRRPIVGRKILSTPEQFKTYEMPQTSPIQMQTPMRRWDHEQDFSTSPFSTEELTASNQKYMHHVYYELFPKENKGFEFKTPVKVQNSPMNLNRGSVSPVSGDDSRAMAIYKANQNRSPKYSTASTSNNVAAWKMCTFCRKNGETPMVYMTHKVKERIGNDFVVTCPILRSHVCPTCGGSGDNAHTITYCPILRHRNHGLPLQSTTITLKNTRVKSNGRKRF
- the LOC128681085 gene encoding damage-control phosphatase ARMT1-like isoform X2; this translates as MSQSKISPKGSQQQIQKGKGSKNSIASPRQSAVSSISIISVFDDIDGTTPDFIYGGPFITVEKPSPFLSTATPINMQLQGTFKKSFAYFCLKEKLPVILTKIIDNCSRNGASIRSSTGASDGDLQKFIQHVSKLKSDLITNKPYDPFTIDTEEAKKWNEWIQSQTNSKYFTNIWLFTECYVYRKIREGCEISPALMGFDPFEAQKQKSFQDTLEMMAIVGEKLPDMLPPSEKDKRKQDFMTLLKVCLWANRCDLSLTAGNALNISKGDDGNAVLDPFQMVVDYKDKLLVDDSGKAADQIVAKSEAIAKAIEGIELSNSGSPPKSPTPEAPEEEAEGPKVPCPAKMTVPQSVIFDIVCDNAGFELFADLCFAHFIVSQNITQKVRFHVKSIPWYVSDVTPKDFNFVIQASKGASYNRTVTPEPKPAPADGGDPPEPEPPRLITSAGMQSLAAQWQQLLEDGTFIVMADEFWTYPHPYKDMKKYSPNLFRKLQYACGILFKGDLNYRKLLGEMNWPSTQGFDPSLQGFNPAPIIAVRTVKSEVICGLPKGKADQLSKLDPEWMEKGDYGVIQFSGKAEALKISDRPCEDYGEVCFGTVCPVHTDI